From a region of the Sorex araneus isolate mSorAra2 chromosome 10, mSorAra2.pri, whole genome shotgun sequence genome:
- the LOC101549650 gene encoding taste receptor type 2 member 19-like, giving the protein MAEFVLGNFANGFIVLVNYNDWVKTRKFSLADQMIVALAISRIGFFCVLLIVWYTVFFDVSSYSLEVFIILNMAWVVSYHSSIWLATSLSIFYLLKIANFSNLLFLYLKRRVKRVVLIILMGSLVIFMFNLILAILDENVWVNQHRGNRTVRSKREKIIRLSNMSVFTLTTFTAFTMSLTSFVLLIFSLWKHLRNMQAEGKESQDPSTEVHIRAIKTMTSYLLLLACYFVPLLIPVWSSNRMRNRTILLVFQSSLGLYPSIHSFFLIWGNKKLQQSFLSFLCQLRLRLTERKRTLFASCRKQTDESPTLSSSTAFSMRI; this is encoded by the coding sequence ATGGCAGAATTTGTTCTAGGAAATTTTGCCAATGGCTTCATCGTGCTGGTGAACTACAATGACTGGGTCAAGACACGAAAGTTCTCCTTAGCAGATCAAATGATTGTGGCTTTGGCCATCTCCAGGATTGGTTTTTTCTGTGTATTATTAATAGTTTGGTATACAGTGTTTTTTGATGTATCTTCATATAGTTTAGAAGTATTCATTATTCTTAATATGGCTTGGGTTGTAAGCTACCATTCTAGCATCTGGCTTGCAACCAGCCTTAGCATATTCTATTTGCTCAAGATCGCCAATTTTTCTAACCTCCTATTTCTTTACTTGAAGAGAAGAGTTAAAAGAGTAGTTCTCATAATACTCATGGGCAGTTTGGTGATTTTCATGTTTAATCTTATCCTGGCAATCTTGGATGAGAATGTGTGGGTCAATCAACATCGTGGGAACAGGACAGTGAGGAGCAAGAGGGAGAAAATTATTCGCCTTTCCAATATGTCTGTCTTCACTCTGACAACCTTCACAGCCTTCACGATGTCCCTGACTTCATTTGTGTTGCTGATTTTTTCCCTGTGGAAACATCTCAGGAACATGCAAGCAGAGGGCAAAGAATCCCAGGATCCCAGCACCGAGGTCCACATCAGAGCCATCAAAACGATGACTTCCTACCTCCTGCTGTTGGCTTGTTACTTTGTGCCTCTACTCATCCCAGTTTGGAGTTCTAACAGGATGCGGAACAGAACCATCCTCCTAGTCTTCCAGAGTTCTTTAGGACTGTATCCTTCAATCcactcatttttcttaatttggggAAATAAGAAGCTGCAAcagtcttttctttcctttttgtgtcagCTGAGGTTGAGGCTGACAGAAAGGAAGAGGACATTGTTTGCCTCATGTAGGAAACAAACTGATGAGTCTCCTACCTTATCTAGTTCTACTGCTTTCTCAATGCGTATATAA